GTTTTAATTCGACATAAAATTAATGCTAAATCTCGCCGCAAAAGTTCAGTTGGCGATCGCGAAAACCTATCTTATTGAGTTTTTAACAAAAATAACGATAGATTCAATTATGTAATAAATAAAACCACAATACCATGAATAATTCTGATACAATCTCAAAAACTTATGCCCGATATTATGCTGCGTTGTTACTTTAGGCTATCCTAGTTCAACCGATTAATAGCCGATACATAGCAAATTAATTCATAGAATCAGCAAACGGCAAAATAATTATTAAGGCTAAATATATTAATGAGCAAAATTCACGAGAGAGTTGAACGAGAAAAGCAGTTTCATGACGTTCGTTACAGTGACGAAAGTATACGTCGGCAAAAAGTAAGTAAATTTTATAGTATTACCGATTCAATCACTAAAGCGTACCAGCAAAAACTGTTAGACAGCAGTAAAAATTATCAGGTGATTGAATACGGCTGTGGCAAAGGAAGCTGCGCTTTTAAACTAGCCAAAAATCAGGCAAAACTGGTTACAGGAATTGATATTTCACCAGTGGCGATTGAAGCAGCTAAGCAGCAAGCAGTCGCCGAAAATATTCATGACAATATTGAATTTAAGGTCATGAATGCCGAAAATTTGGAGTTTGCCGAAAGCTCTTATGACTTAATTTGTGGTTCAGGCATACTACACCACTTAGACTTAGATTTAGCTGTAAATTCTTTGGTCAAAACTCTCAAACCTAATGGTCAAGCAGTGTTTCTTGAACCATTAGGACATAATTTTTTAATTAACCTTTATCGCCGTCTAACACCTACGATTCGGACAGAAGATGAACACCCTTTGCTAGAAAAGGATTTACAAACGATTTCGCGTAGCTTTAAACAGACTAAAATTCGCTAC
This sequence is a window from Coleofasciculaceae cyanobacterium. Protein-coding genes within it:
- a CDS encoding class I SAM-dependent methyltransferase — translated: MSKIHERVEREKQFHDVRYSDESIRRQKVSKFYSITDSITKAYQQKLLDSSKNYQVIEYGCGKGSCAFKLAKNQAKLVTGIDISPVAIEAAKQQAVAENIHDNIEFKVMNAENLEFAESSYDLICGSGILHHLDLDLAVNSLVKTLKPNGQAVFLEPLGHNFLINLYRRLTPTIRTEDEHPLLEKDLQTISRSFKQTKIRYFYLTSLAACFVAGKPGFKTLLRCCEFIDSLVLRFPGIRQQAWLVLIEVSGPIKQNNSSA